A region from the Candidatus Neomarinimicrobiota bacterium genome encodes:
- the murA gene encoding UDP-N-acetylglucosamine 1-carboxyvinyltransferase, which yields MDKFVIEGGHSLSGEISVSGAKNAALPIMAATILWPDRYVLTNVPHLRDTLTMARLMGLIGARLSFQNNRMEIDTTNCDKTEAPYELVKTMRASFYVLGPLLARFGRCRVSLPGGCNWGPRPVDLHLKALQLLGADISLEEGYIIGRGRLKGAAIHFETSSVGATGNTLMAAVRAEGETVITNAAREPEITALAHFLQALGAQIEGIGTTTLIIVGQPELHGAEYAIIPDRIEAATFLIAGALLGDGLKITGAREDHVAAVLNHLKAAGALIRQTDGSLEISRPASLIPVDIVTKPYPGYPTDLQAQWIVLMSQAEGTSAIRDTIYSDRFTHVPELVRLGAMIKVEGNQALVAGPTPLIGAPVMSTDIRASAALLLAALAARGSTEISRVYHIDRGYEAIEKKFSALGARIERIRGEIQA from the coding sequence ATGGATAAGTTTGTCATTGAGGGTGGCCACTCGTTGTCGGGCGAGATCAGCGTATCCGGCGCCAAAAATGCCGCCCTGCCCATTATGGCGGCTACCATCCTGTGGCCCGATCGTTATGTCCTGACCAATGTCCCCCATCTGCGGGACACGCTGACCATGGCACGCCTCATGGGTCTCATCGGCGCCCGGCTGAGTTTTCAAAACAACCGCATGGAGATCGACACCACCAACTGCGACAAAACTGAAGCGCCCTACGAACTGGTCAAGACCATGCGGGCTTCGTTTTACGTGCTGGGACCGCTCCTGGCCAGGTTTGGGCGGTGCCGGGTCTCGCTGCCGGGCGGTTGCAACTGGGGCCCCCGGCCGGTGGACCTGCATTTGAAGGCCCTGCAGCTGCTGGGTGCTGATATCAGCCTGGAAGAGGGTTACATCATCGGGCGGGGCCGATTGAAAGGTGCCGCCATTCACTTCGAGACCAGCAGCGTTGGAGCGACGGGCAATACGCTCATGGCCGCCGTGCGCGCAGAGGGCGAGACCGTGATCACCAACGCCGCCCGGGAGCCTGAAATCACGGCGCTGGCCCACTTCCTCCAGGCGCTGGGCGCACAGATAGAGGGCATCGGTACCACGACCCTGATCATTGTGGGACAGCCGGAACTCCACGGCGCAGAGTACGCCATTATCCCGGACCGCATCGAGGCCGCGACGTTTCTCATTGCCGGCGCCCTGCTGGGTGACGGGCTCAAGATCACCGGCGCACGCGAGGATCACGTGGCTGCCGTGCTCAACCATTTGAAAGCTGCTGGTGCGCTCATCCGGCAGACCGATGGCAGCCTTGAAATTTCCCGGCCTGCCTCCCTCATACCCGTGGATATTGTCACCAAGCCCTATCCCGGCTATCCCACCGACCTGCAGGCCCAATGGATCGTGTTGATGAGCCAGGCGGAGGGCACCAGCGCCATCCGGGACACGATTTACAGCGACCGGTTCACCCACGTGCCCGAATTGGTACGGCTGGGGGCCATGATCAAGGTAGAGGGAAATCAGGCGCTGGTTGCGGGCCCCACCCCGCTCATCGGTGCGCCCGTGATGTCCACCGATATCCGGGCCAGCGCCGCCCTGCTCCTGGCCGCCCTGGCAGCCCGCGGCAGCACGGAAATTTCGCGCGTCTACCACATTGACCGGGGCTACGAAGCCATCGAGAAAAAGTTCTCCGCGCTGGGCGCCCGCATAGAGCGGATACGAGGGGAAATCCAGGCGTAG
- the mce gene encoding methylmalonyl-CoA epimerase: MKVLGIEHVAVAVEDADEPARVFSQLLGIRDHTTEEVPGQQVITDIFDTGAGKVELLRATSADAPIARFLEKRGPGLHHIAFLVDDLRAWLEHLQAEGVELIDREPRPGAEGHLIAFLHPRSTAGVLVELCQKP; encoded by the coding sequence ATGAAAGTTCTCGGCATCGAGCACGTGGCTGTGGCCGTTGAGGACGCAGACGAACCGGCGCGCGTATTTTCGCAGCTGCTGGGCATTCGCGACCACACCACGGAGGAGGTGCCCGGCCAGCAGGTCATCACCGATATTTTCGATACGGGTGCCGGCAAGGTTGAGCTCCTCAGGGCCACCTCCGCCGATGCCCCCATCGCGCGCTTCCTGGAAAAGCGGGGGCCCGGTCTGCATCATATCGCTTTCCTGGTGGACGACCTGAGGGCGTGGCTGGAGCATCTCCAGGCGGAGGGTGTCGAGCTGATTGACCGGGAACCAAGACCCGGCGCTGAGGGCCATCTGATTGCCTTTCTGCACCCCCGTTCCACCGCCGGTGTCCTGGTGGAACTGTGCCAGAAACCCTGA
- the trkA gene encoding Trk system potassium transporter TrkA, translating into MSLRIVIIGAGEVGFNLAKELSREDHDITVVDNKAEKVKRASETLDVNTLEGNGASPFILRSAQVDRADIFLALTRIDEVNLVASQMAKKLGARTVIARLRNTEYTSPKAIIEPAQFGIDEVIHPELAAVEEVERLLRQSSATDVKEFEAGRLQLVGVLLEPSSVLVDRTVADVSSARNAAPHMVIAIDRGGNHFTPRSSTTYQAGDIVYVLAEAGHVSRIVTMLGKPSREVKRVMILGAGKIGRNLASRLQDDLDVKLVDSNKSKAWEIAPSLTETLVLHGDGTDIDFLLAENIDEMDSFIAVTQDEQTNLLTGLLAKQLGAQHVIVHLATTSYLPIARRIGIDAAISKNMATVEAILRVIKSSGERSVSSFEDLKLDAVEIVTQAGSKITKKPLRDVGLPDDVVLGAVMRGDQIEIPGGHSRILSGDRVLVFARDDEVEKVQKYFS; encoded by the coding sequence GTGTCGCTCAGGATTGTCATTATCGGGGCAGGCGAGGTGGGCTTCAATCTGGCCAAGGAGCTCAGCCGGGAAGACCACGATATTACCGTTGTTGACAACAAGGCCGAAAAGGTGAAGCGGGCCAGCGAAACATTGGATGTCAACACGCTGGAAGGTAACGGCGCGTCGCCCTTCATTCTGCGAAGCGCCCAGGTTGACAGGGCCGACATATTTCTGGCCCTCACCCGCATTGACGAGGTCAATCTGGTGGCCAGCCAGATGGCGAAAAAACTGGGCGCCCGGACGGTCATTGCGCGGCTCCGCAACACCGAGTACACCTCCCCCAAGGCGATCATTGAGCCGGCGCAGTTCGGCATTGACGAAGTGATCCACCCCGAGTTGGCGGCGGTGGAGGAGGTCGAGCGGCTGTTGCGGCAGAGTTCGGCCACCGATGTGAAGGAATTCGAGGCCGGCCGGCTCCAGTTGGTGGGCGTGTTGCTGGAGCCGTCGTCTGTCCTGGTAGACCGCACCGTCGCCGATGTTTCCAGCGCCCGTAACGCGGCCCCGCACATGGTTATCGCCATCGACCGGGGCGGCAACCATTTTACGCCCCGCTCCAGCACCACCTATCAGGCCGGGGACATCGTGTACGTGCTGGCTGAGGCCGGCCACGTTTCCCGCATCGTGACCATGCTGGGCAAGCCTTCCCGGGAAGTCAAGCGCGTCATGATACTGGGTGCCGGGAAAATTGGCCGCAATCTTGCCAGCCGCCTGCAGGATGACCTTGACGTCAAATTGGTTGATTCCAACAAGAGCAAGGCCTGGGAAATTGCGCCCAGCCTCACTGAAACCCTCGTCCTGCATGGCGACGGCACCGACATAGACTTTCTCCTGGCCGAGAATATTGATGAGATGGACAGTTTTATCGCGGTAACCCAGGATGAGCAGACCAACTTGCTCACCGGACTGCTGGCCAAACAGCTGGGGGCTCAGCATGTCATCGTGCACCTGGCCACCACCAGCTATCTCCCCATTGCTCGCCGCATCGGCATCGATGCTGCCATCAGCAAGAACATGGCTACGGTGGAGGCGATTCTACGGGTCATCAAATCCAGCGGTGAACGGTCGGTGAGCAGCTTTGAGGATTTGAAATTGGATGCCGTGGAGATCGTAACCCAAGCAGGCAGCAAGATTACCAAAAAGCCTCTCCGGGATGTGGGTCTTCCGGATGACGTGGTTCTGGGAGCCGTCATGCGCGGCGACCAGATCGAAATTCCCGGCGGCCACAGCCGGATCCTTTCCGGGGATCGCGTCCTCGTCTTTGCCAGGGATGACGAGGTCGAGAAGGTCCAAAAGTACTTCAGCTAG
- a CDS encoding aldehyde dehydrogenase family protein: MSATIATLPSGQVRLKCYNPRTGESLGELDCHSLEAVDQVLENLRQAAASYNRSAMSERVRLVRRFRKALARRLDDLVATICAETGKTQPEALLEIFGALELIRFGEREAGRTLRREYRPSGALLHKRGYVDYRPYGVAVIIAPWNYPFVLVVGPVVEALLAGNAVVAKPSEYTSLSALLLKEIFDAATGRPELFSIVLGAGAVGQHLVSSPLSDIICFTGSSKVGAAVGQACAARLKPAILELGGKDPMIVLDDANLSRAAKAAVWGGFTNAGQTCVAVERVYVLASVYDRFLHMVRAEAQKLATDGQPSAVMGPVTVDSQVDRIKGHLRDAESKGARIERFGSDNGRQLPPAVITNVDHSMTIMTEETFGPELAIMSVASEEEAIRQANDSRFGLSAYIFTGSERRGRRVARQLACGSVAINDVIVQFGMASLPFGGWRNSGLGRLHGREGLLSFSQQQAVVGSRVLLPAELWWYGMGARSRGWMQRCMRWWYG; this comes from the coding sequence ATGAGCGCCACCATCGCAACCCTCCCCTCCGGCCAGGTGCGCCTGAAATGCTACAATCCCCGCACCGGCGAGTCCCTTGGGGAACTGGATTGCCACAGCCTGGAAGCGGTGGACCAGGTGCTTGAGAATCTGCGGCAGGCGGCCGCCAGTTATAACCGCTCCGCAATGAGCGAGCGGGTACGCCTGGTGCGGCGGTTCCGCAAGGCCCTGGCTCGACGACTGGACGACCTGGTAGCGACCATTTGCGCCGAAACGGGCAAGACTCAGCCCGAGGCCCTGCTGGAAATATTTGGCGCCCTGGAGCTGATTCGGTTTGGCGAGCGGGAAGCCGGACGAACGCTGCGCCGCGAGTATCGCCCCAGCGGGGCCCTGCTCCATAAGCGCGGCTACGTGGACTACCGGCCCTACGGCGTGGCGGTGATCATCGCACCGTGGAACTATCCCTTTGTGTTGGTGGTGGGGCCGGTGGTGGAGGCCCTGCTGGCGGGCAACGCCGTAGTCGCCAAACCGTCCGAATACACCAGCCTTTCCGCGCTGCTCCTCAAGGAGATTTTCGATGCCGCCACCGGCAGGCCCGAGCTATTCAGCATCGTGTTGGGCGCAGGGGCGGTGGGGCAGCACCTGGTCAGCTCGCCCCTCAGCGATATTATCTGCTTCACCGGCAGCTCCAAGGTGGGCGCAGCCGTTGGCCAGGCCTGCGCCGCCCGCTTGAAACCGGCCATCCTGGAGCTGGGCGGCAAGGACCCCATGATCGTTCTGGACGACGCCAACCTCAGCCGCGCCGCCAAGGCCGCCGTCTGGGGCGGCTTCACCAACGCCGGGCAGACCTGTGTGGCCGTGGAACGGGTCTATGTGTTGGCCTCGGTCTATGATCGGTTTCTCCATATGGTCAGGGCGGAGGCGCAAAAACTGGCCACCGACGGCCAACCCAGCGCCGTCATGGGTCCCGTTACCGTCGACAGCCAGGTCGACAGGATCAAGGGGCACCTGCGGGACGCCGAATCCAAGGGCGCGCGGATTGAACGCTTTGGTTCCGACAACGGACGCCAACTGCCCCCGGCGGTCATCACCAACGTGGACCACAGCATGACCATCATGACCGAGGAGACCTTCGGCCCCGAGCTGGCGATCATGTCGGTGGCCTCGGAAGAAGAGGCTATACGGCAGGCCAACGACAGCCGCTTCGGCCTCAGCGCGTACATTTTCACCGGCAGCGAGCGCCGGGGCCGCCGTGTGGCCCGGCAACTGGCCTGCGGCTCGGTGGCCATCAACGATGTAATCGTGCAGTTCGGCATGGCCTCGTTGCCCTTCGGGGGCTGGCGGAACAGCGGACTGGGCCGCTTGCATGGCCGCGAGGGTCTGCTGAGTTTCTCACAGCAACAGGCGGTGGTGGGCAGCCGCGTGCTCCTGCCGGCGGAACTCTGGTGGTACGGCATGGGCGCCAGGTCCCGCGGCTGGATGCAACGCTGCATGCGCTGGTGGTACGGCTAG
- a CDS encoding low specificity L-threonine aldolase, with product MIDLRSDTVTVPTPAMREAMAQAPVGDDVFGEDPTVNELQIEVAQLLGKEAGLYVPSGTMANQIAIKAHTQPGDEVICEVGAHIMNYEAGGPAFHSQVQLGPIQGVLGAFTADQLVEAIRPPNVHVPPTKLVSIENTHNRAGGTIFPFEELRRVAQVARQHDLRLHLDGARLMNAVVVSGISASDWAAPFDSVSICLSKGLGAPVGSVLCGTEDFVARAHRYRKVFGGGMREAGIIAAGALYAIRHHVDDLAEDHRRARELAEALALLAGVKLNPEDVHTNIIIFAVDDSLGTGADIESRFKSEGLLCFAVGRQKLRMVAHRDIDDQDVDRAIKAFRKVLG from the coding sequence ATGATTGACCTGCGTAGCGACACAGTCACTGTGCCAACGCCCGCCATGCGGGAGGCCATGGCCCAGGCGCCGGTGGGCGATGACGTGTTCGGGGAAGATCCCACCGTCAATGAACTGCAGATTGAAGTGGCGCAGCTGCTGGGCAAGGAGGCGGGGCTGTATGTTCCCTCCGGCACCATGGCGAATCAGATCGCCATCAAGGCACACACCCAGCCCGGCGATGAGGTCATCTGCGAAGTTGGCGCCCATATCATGAACTACGAAGCCGGCGGGCCGGCCTTTCACAGCCAGGTGCAGCTGGGGCCCATCCAGGGAGTTTTGGGTGCTTTTACCGCCGATCAACTGGTGGAGGCCATTCGACCCCCCAATGTGCATGTACCGCCTACCAAACTGGTGTCCATCGAAAACACGCATAACCGGGCCGGCGGCACCATATTTCCGTTTGAGGAGCTGCGTCGCGTGGCCCAGGTGGCCCGTCAGCACGACCTGCGCCTGCATTTGGATGGCGCCCGGCTGATGAATGCCGTCGTGGTCAGCGGGATCTCCGCCAGTGACTGGGCCGCACCGTTTGATTCGGTCTCTATCTGCCTCTCCAAGGGGTTGGGAGCGCCGGTGGGATCGGTGCTTTGCGGCACGGAAGACTTCGTCGCGCGGGCCCATCGGTACCGGAAGGTGTTTGGCGGGGGCATGCGCGAAGCCGGCATCATCGCTGCCGGGGCCCTCTATGCCATTCGCCACCATGTGGACGATCTGGCTGAGGACCACCGCCGTGCCAGGGAGCTGGCCGAGGCCCTGGCCCTGCTGGCTGGAGTCAAGCTGAATCCTGAAGACGTCCACACCAACATTATTATCTTCGCGGTGGATGATTCTCTGGGTACGGGTGCCGACATCGAGTCCAGGTTCAAATCCGAGGGGCTGCTTTGCTTTGCCGTCGGCCGGCAGAAACTGCGCATGGTCGCGCATCGGGACATCGATGATCAGGACGTGGACCGGGCCATCAAGGCGTTCCGAAAGGTGTTAGGCTGA
- a CDS encoding excinuclease ABC subunit C: MPETLTLAEKRKRLPRSPGVYLFKDAHGTIIYIGKAKVLRNRVSSYFRSPAGKDFKTQRMVPKIADLDWIVLGSEKDALVAEQDLVRHHQPRYNILLKDDKSFPYIRITAEPYPQVLITRRLVQDGGQYLGPYTDVKHLRETLQVLHKIFPIRTCTYHITADTIKQRVHKVCLDYHIKRCEGPCEGLVSQGHYQDMMKQVVAFLQGRSDEITARLRREMDAASAGLRFEDAGQRRDQLRALQHYARRQKVVTRDPADRDILAVDSASSYGVGVVLRVRQGRLLGKEKFDLAVADPQDRKDNFYGFLKLYYSQAAFIPGEVVVPEAADDRPALEGWLTERAGRKVRLVHAQRGEKARLVRMAMRNATLMLNEIKLHKARRRELLPSSVERLQEDLGLEVPPRRIEGFDNSNIQGAQPVSAMVCFVDGRPRKGDYRKYHIKTVTGADDYASMHEVVTRRYRRVLDEGTPLPDLVLIDGGKGQLSMAKAALNDLGLSYVPVIGLAKRLEEVYRPGHAEPFNIPKSSPGLLLLRRVRDEAHRFAITFHRQQRGKAMTTSVLDDVPGVGPKRLKAIWTVFDSLEAIAKAGAGEIAERAGLPQAVGEAVKARAREVRGEVGDADNEN, from the coding sequence GTGCCAGAAACCCTGACCCTCGCGGAAAAGCGTAAGCGTCTCCCGCGTTCGCCGGGGGTCTACCTCTTCAAGGATGCCCACGGGACCATCATCTACATCGGCAAGGCCAAGGTGCTCCGCAACCGGGTGAGTTCCTACTTCCGGTCCCCGGCGGGCAAAGACTTCAAGACGCAGCGCATGGTGCCCAAGATCGCCGATCTGGACTGGATCGTGCTGGGCAGCGAAAAGGATGCCCTCGTGGCGGAGCAGGATCTGGTACGACACCACCAACCGCGCTACAACATCCTGCTCAAGGATGACAAGTCCTTCCCCTACATCCGCATCACCGCCGAGCCCTACCCCCAGGTGCTCATCACGCGACGCCTCGTCCAGGACGGCGGCCAGTACCTGGGGCCGTATACCGACGTAAAGCACCTGCGCGAGACTCTCCAGGTGTTGCACAAGATTTTCCCCATCCGCACCTGTACCTACCACATTACGGCTGACACCATCAAGCAGCGGGTGCACAAGGTCTGCCTGGACTACCACATCAAACGGTGCGAGGGGCCTTGCGAGGGACTGGTGAGCCAGGGCCACTACCAGGACATGATGAAGCAGGTGGTGGCCTTTCTTCAGGGGCGCTCGGATGAAATTACGGCCCGCCTCCGGCGCGAGATGGATGCCGCCTCAGCGGGGCTGCGCTTCGAGGACGCCGGCCAGCGCCGGGACCAGCTCCGCGCCCTGCAGCATTATGCCCGGCGTCAAAAGGTGGTCACCCGCGATCCCGCCGATCGCGATATCCTGGCGGTGGACAGCGCCAGCAGCTACGGCGTGGGAGTTGTCCTGCGCGTGCGCCAGGGCCGGCTGCTGGGGAAAGAGAAATTTGACCTGGCGGTGGCCGACCCGCAAGACCGCAAGGACAACTTTTACGGCTTCCTGAAGCTCTACTACAGTCAGGCGGCGTTCATTCCCGGCGAAGTGGTGGTGCCCGAGGCCGCGGATGACCGCCCGGCGCTGGAGGGCTGGCTCACCGAGCGGGCGGGGCGCAAGGTCCGCCTGGTCCATGCCCAGCGGGGGGAGAAAGCCCGCCTCGTGCGCATGGCCATGCGGAACGCCACCCTCATGCTGAACGAGATCAAGCTGCACAAGGCCCGGCGGCGGGAGCTGCTGCCCTCATCCGTAGAGCGCCTGCAGGAAGATCTGGGACTGGAGGTGCCGCCCCGGCGCATCGAGGGTTTTGACAACTCCAACATCCAGGGCGCCCAGCCCGTCTCGGCCATGGTCTGCTTCGTGGATGGCAGGCCCAGGAAGGGGGACTACCGCAAGTACCACATCAAGACCGTCACCGGCGCGGACGACTACGCTTCCATGCACGAGGTGGTCACCCGCCGCTACCGCCGGGTGCTGGACGAAGGCACACCCCTGCCCGATCTGGTCCTCATCGATGGCGGCAAGGGGCAGCTCTCCATGGCCAAGGCCGCCCTGAACGATCTGGGGCTCTCCTACGTGCCGGTCATCGGGCTGGCCAAGCGGCTGGAAGAGGTCTACCGCCCCGGCCACGCGGAGCCGTTCAACATACCCAAATCCTCGCCCGGCCTGTTGCTCCTCCGCCGGGTACGGGACGAGGCCCACCGCTTTGCCATCACCTTCCACCGCCAGCAGCGCGGCAAGGCCATGACCACCTCCGTCCTGGACGACGTCCCCGGCGTGGGCCCGAAGCGCCTCAAGGCCATCTGGACAGTGTTTGATTCACTGGAGGCCATCGCAAAGGCCGGTGCCGGTGAAATCGCGGAGCGGGCCGGGCTGCCGCAGGCGGTAGGGGAGGCGGTCAAGGCGCGGGCGCGGGAGGTGAGGGGGGAGGTGGGGGATGCGGATAACGAGAACTGA
- a CDS encoding TrkH family potassium uptake protein, whose product MLLSAVWAWYFDDGDLPAILKSSGLCVGLGVPGYFLTRGRYNLTGRDGFAIVALGWITLAFFAALPFFISGAIPSFTDAFFEAMSGLSTTGATILGDPVRHPHLPLGIESMPRGLLFWRAFIQWIGGMGIIMFSVAILPLMGMGGTSLLRAEVPGPTVDRIQPRIQQTAKTLWLTYLIISAAEAGLLRLGGLSWFSSLTHTFTTMATGGFSINSDSISAQTAYIQYVVIFFMLVAGINFTLHGKLILNRVNRYRGNRELYFFLSIIGIFTLLIFGDIAMNNYGWGEYSLRHALFVAVSITTTTGFGTVDYESWSTFAQMLVFALFFIGGSAGSTGGGIKVVRLLVVVKYIVAEVRKLIHPHGIIPVKVGDQMIPDEVIRNTLGFILLYLGLFLVVALALSFFQLDMVSALTAAASAIGNIGPAFGSLGPHDNYAHLADGAKWLLCFAMLLGRLEIFTVMVLFSRTFWK is encoded by the coding sequence ATGCTGCTGAGCGCCGTTTGGGCCTGGTATTTCGACGATGGCGATCTGCCTGCCATTCTGAAATCAAGCGGCCTGTGCGTGGGGCTGGGGGTGCCGGGCTACTTCCTCACCCGTGGGCGCTATAATCTTACCGGCCGGGATGGTTTTGCCATTGTCGCCCTAGGCTGGATCACGCTGGCATTCTTTGCCGCCCTCCCCTTTTTCATTTCTGGCGCCATCCCCAGTTTTACGGATGCCTTTTTCGAGGCCATGTCGGGCCTCAGCACCACCGGTGCCACCATTCTGGGCGACCCCGTCCGGCACCCCCACCTGCCCCTGGGCATCGAAAGCATGCCGCGGGGGCTGCTCTTCTGGCGGGCCTTCATCCAATGGATTGGCGGCATGGGGATCATCATGTTTTCCGTGGCCATTCTGCCTCTCATGGGCATGGGCGGCACCTCCCTGCTGCGGGCCGAGGTGCCCGGCCCGACCGTCGATCGCATCCAGCCACGCATCCAGCAGACCGCCAAGACGCTCTGGCTGACCTACCTGATCATTAGTGCCGCCGAAGCTGGGCTGTTGCGGCTGGGTGGCCTCTCCTGGTTCAGCAGCCTGACCCACACTTTCACCACCATGGCCACCGGTGGCTTCTCCATCAATAGCGACAGCATCAGCGCCCAAACGGCCTACATTCAGTACGTGGTGATCTTCTTCATGCTCGTGGCCGGCATCAACTTTACCCTCCACGGCAAACTTATCCTGAACCGGGTCAACCGCTACCGGGGTAACCGCGAACTCTACTTCTTCCTGAGCATTATAGGAATCTTTACGCTGTTGATTTTTGGGGATATCGCCATGAACAATTACGGCTGGGGTGAGTACAGCCTCCGCCATGCCCTCTTCGTGGCTGTATCCATTACCACTACCACCGGCTTCGGCACGGTGGACTATGAATCGTGGTCCACTTTCGCCCAGATGCTGGTCTTTGCCCTGTTTTTTATCGGCGGTTCGGCGGGGTCCACCGGCGGCGGCATCAAGGTTGTGCGCCTGCTTGTGGTGGTCAAATACATCGTGGCCGAGGTTCGCAAATTGATCCACCCCCATGGCATCATTCCGGTGAAAGTGGGCGACCAGATGATCCCCGATGAAGTGATTCGGAACACCCTGGGGTTTATCCTGTTATACCTGGGCCTTTTTCTCGTGGTGGCACTGGCGCTGAGCTTTTTCCAGCTCGACATGGTATCGGCGCTCACGGCGGCTGCATCTGCCATCGGAAACATCGGCCCGGCCTTCGGCTCGCTGGGGCCGCATGATAACTATGCCCACCTGGCCGATGGCGCCAAGTGGCTGCTCTGCTTTGCCATGCTCTTGGGCCGGCTCGAGATTTTCACCGTCATGGTCCTTTTCAGCCGTACGTTCTGGAAATAG
- a CDS encoding enoyl-CoA hydratase/isomerase family protein encodes MAYVRIAIDGPLATITIDRQEALNALNEQVMDELSSALDEVNVDEVRAVAITGAGEQAFIAGADIKEFPRLSPAGARDFALRGQAVAQKIEDLPKPVIAAVNGFALGGGCELALACHLRVAADTASFGQPEVHLGIMAGFGGSQRLPRLVGKGMALELLTTGRRVTAQEALRIGLVNMVTSPADLLPACGKLAAQIAQGAPLAVALTLQAVNQGLDLPLSEGLANEARLFEQTFATEDMREGVAAFIEKRKPNFVGK; translated from the coding sequence ATGGCTTATGTGCGCATCGCTATCGACGGCCCTCTGGCGACCATTACCATCGACCGGCAGGAGGCCCTGAATGCCCTGAACGAGCAGGTCATGGATGAGCTCTCAAGTGCTCTGGATGAGGTCAACGTTGACGAGGTCCGCGCGGTGGCCATCACGGGGGCGGGGGAGCAGGCCTTCATCGCTGGGGCCGACATCAAGGAGTTTCCCCGGCTCAGCCCCGCCGGCGCGCGGGACTTTGCCCTGCGGGGACAGGCTGTAGCCCAAAAAATCGAGGACCTGCCCAAGCCGGTCATCGCTGCGGTGAACGGTTTTGCCCTGGGCGGTGGCTGCGAGCTGGCCCTCGCGTGTCACCTGCGCGTGGCCGCGGACACGGCCAGCTTCGGTCAGCCCGAGGTGCACCTGGGCATCATGGCCGGCTTCGGCGGCTCACAGCGCTTGCCCCGGCTGGTGGGCAAGGGTATGGCGCTGGAGCTGCTCACCACCGGACGCCGGGTGACCGCCCAGGAGGCCCTGCGTATCGGCTTGGTGAATATGGTTACCTCGCCCGCTGACCTGCTGCCCGCCTGTGGCAAACTGGCTGCCCAGATCGCCCAGGGGGCGCCTCTGGCCGTAGCGCTCACCCTGCAGGCGGTGAACCAAGGCTTGGACCTGCCCCTGAGTGAGGGTCTGGCAAATGAAGCCCGTCTCTTCGAACAGACTTTCGCTACAGAGGACATGCGGGAAGGGGTCGCGGCATTTATTGAGAAGCGGAAACCGAATTTTGTGGGCAAGTAG